One Aegilops tauschii subsp. strangulata cultivar AL8/78 chromosome 7, Aet v6.0, whole genome shotgun sequence genomic window carries:
- the LOC109739042 gene encoding probable inorganic phosphate transporter 1-10 isoform X2, producing MSTRTAVSLLQHVAITGTATIYLAPDKTKQNLSCSQISALPNQTRPQVPIFSPRALARPIGRCRGGGLGMAPIRVLTALDHARTQYYHFKAIIIAGMGLFTDSYDLFCIVPVMKIIGRVYYPSPAGDGRPGVTPPAVVSATVGVALLGAVVGNLLFGALGDRVGRRRVYGPCLLLLVCSSVGSGFSICRTRRCVLSSLCFFRFILGVGVGGDYPLSATIMSEFANKRTRGAFIAAVFSMQGFGILASSGVTMVVAAAFDRFAGHPDPLDTPEAADLAWRVILMAGAVPAGLTFYWRMAMPETARFTALVQRDVLKATSDMGCVLTDLDLNAMYEGEDAAAMPRTPAPFGYAPAAQYGLFSRGFLREHGRNLFGCAATWFLLDIPYYSSTLFQSQIYRPWFPPASHQNVFQEAYNVARFQAIIAVASTIPGYFAAVLLIDRTGRRRLQMAGFFLMAAFLFALAGPYDHYWRGNAKNAWYIVLYALTFFSANLGPNTTTFILPAELFPARFRSTCHGISAAAGKVGALVGSVGFLWASQSRDRGDVQAGYEPGIGMMYALIILGAISLLGLVVTYFFTPETMRRSLEENESERDQNQDGDGGMCFQELTLTPKSPGSLVSSHVSTSPIHPHRFSVGAHVDHTYVENALSSEDEDICVTAYVGSPPVRDGGDQADASGGDGLCPLCGALEIGTTSSLSAPWLVLFGTLDKRLLGLSGKALDLVEFFEAQANQTMEEM from the exons ATGTCAACGCGCACGGCCGTTTCTTTACTCCAGCACGTAGCCATCACCGGTACGGCCACCATCTACCTCGCGCCTGATAAAACAAAGCAAAATCTAAGCTGCAGTCAGATCAGTGCCCTCCCTAATCAAACCCGACCGCAGGTTCCAATCTTTTCCCCGCGGGCTCTCGCTCGGCCGATCGGTCGCTGCCGCGGCGGCGGTCTCGGAATGGCGCCGATACGCGTGCTCACGGCGCTGGACCACGCCCGCACGCAGTACTACCACTTCAAGGCCATCATCATCGCCGGCATGGGCCTCTTCACCGACTCCTACGACCTCTTCTGCATCGTGCCCGTCATGAAGATCATCGGGCGCGTGTACTACCCTTCGCCCGCCGGCGACGGGAGGCCGGGCGTGACGCCGCCCGCCGTCGTCTCGGCCACGGTCGGCGTCGCCCTGCTGGGCGCGGTGGTCGGGAACCTCCTCTTCGGCGCGctcggcgaccgcgtcgggcgccGGCGCGTCTACGGCCCGTGCCTTCTGCTGCTGGTGTGCAGCTCCGTCGGGAGCGGCTTCTCCATCTGCCGCACGCGCCGCTGCGTGCTCTCCAGCCTCTGCTTCTTCCGCTTCATCCTCGGGGTGGGCGTCGGGGGAGACTACCCGCTGTCCGCGACCATCATGTCGGAGTTCGCCAACAAGCGCACGCGGGGAGCGTTCATCGCCGCCGTGTTCTCCATGCAAGGGTTTGGGATACTGGCCAGCTCCGGCGTCACCATGGTCGTCGCCGCCGCGTTCGACCGGTTCGCGGGCCACCCGGACCCGCTCGACACTCCGGAGGCCGCCGACCTCGCCTGGCGCGTCATACTCATGGCCGGCGCCGTCCCTGCCGGGCTCACCTTCTACTGGAGGATGGCCATGCCAGAAACAGCCAG GTTTACGGCGCTGGTACAGCGCGACGTGCTCAAGGCGACCAGCGACATGGGCTGCGTCCTCACCGACCTCGACCTGAACGCGATGTACGAGGGGGAGGACGCGGCGGCCATGCCCCGCACCCCGGCGCCGTTCGGGTACGCGCCGGCCGCTCAGTACGGCCTCTTCTCCCGCGGGTTCCTACGGGAGCACGGCCGGAACCTCTTCGGGTGCGCGGCGACGTGGTTCCTGCTCGACATCCCCTACTACAGCAGCACCCTGTTCCAGTCCCAGATCTACCGGCCGTGGTTCCCGCCGGCGAGCCACCAGAACGTGTTCCAGGAGGCGTACAACGTCGCCAGGTTCCAGGCCATCATCGCAGTCGCCTCCACCATCCCGGGATACTTCGCCGCCGTCCTGCTCATCGACCGCACCGGCCGGCGCCGCCTGCAGATGGCCGGCTTCTTCCTCATGGCCGCGTTCCTCTTCGCGCTCGCGGGCCCGTACGACCACTACTGGCGCGGCAACGCCAAGAACGCCTGGTACATCGTGCTCTACGCGCTCACCTTCTTCTCCGCCAACCTCGGGCCCAACACCACCACCTTCATCCTGCCGGCCGAGCTCTTCCCGGCGCGGTTCCGGTCCACGTGCCACGGGATATCCGCCGCCGCCGGGAAGGTCGGCGCGCTCGTTGGCTCGGTGGGGTTCCTTTGGGCGTCGCAGTCGCGGGACAGGGGAGATGTGCAGGCCGGGTACGAGCCCGGCATCGGCATGATGTACGCGCTCATCATTCTTGGAGCCATCAGCCTGCTCGGGCTCGTCGTCACCTACTTCTTCACGCCGGAGACGATGAGGCGGTCGCTGGAGGAGAACGAGAGCGAGCGGGACCAGAACCAGGACGGCGACGGCGGGATGTGCTTCCAGGAACTAACTCTGACGCCCAAGAGCCCGGGGTCCTTGGTGAGCTCGCACGTCAGCACCTCGCCCATCCATCCGCACCGCTTTTCG GTCGGCGCTCATGTGGACCACACCTATGTGGAAAACGCCTTGTCCTCTGAAGATGAAGATATTTGTGTGACAGCTTATGTGGGGTCACCTCCCGTCAGAGACGGAGGTGATCAAGCGGACGCGTCTGGTGGCGATGGATTATGTCCTCTTTGTGGTGCTTTGGAGATTGGTACCACGTCTTCTTTGTCTGCCCCGTGGCTCGTTTTGTTTGGTACTTTGGACAAAAGGCTCTTGGGCCTGAGTGGGAAGGCCCTGGACCTGGTTGAGTTTTTCGAAGCTCAAGCCAACCAGACCATGGAGGAGATGTAA
- the LOC109739042 gene encoding probable inorganic phosphate transporter 1-10 isoform X1, translating to MSTRTAVSLLQHVAITGTATIYLAPDKTKQNLSCSQISALPNQTRPQVPIFSPRALARPIGRCRGGGLGMAPIRVLTALDHARTQYYHFKAIIIAGMGLFTDSYDLFCIVPVMKIIGRVYYPSPAGDGRPGVTPPAVVSATVGVALLGAVVGNLLFGALGDRVGRRRVYGPCLLLLVCSSVGSGFSICRTRRCVLSSLCFFRFILGVGVGGDYPLSATIMSEFANKRTRGAFIAAVFSMQGFGILASSGVTMVVAAAFDRFAGHPDPLDTPEAADLAWRVILMAGAVPAGLTFYWRMAMPETARFTALVQRDVLKATSDMGCVLTDLDLNAMYEGEDAAAMPRTPAPFGYAPAAQYGLFSRGFLREHGRNLFGCAATWFLLDIPYYSSTLFQSQIYRPWFPPASHQNVFQEAYNVARFQAIIAVASTIPGYFAAVLLIDRTGRRRLQMAGFFLMAAFLFALAGPYDHYWRGNAKNAWYIVLYALTFFSANLGPNTTTFILPAELFPARFRSTCHGISAAAGKVGALVGSVGFLWASQSRDRGDVQAGYEPGIGMMYALIILGAISLLGLVVTYFFTPETMRRSLEENESERDQNQDGDGGMCFQELTLTPKSPGSLVSSHVSTSPIHPHRFSV from the exons ATGTCAACGCGCACGGCCGTTTCTTTACTCCAGCACGTAGCCATCACCGGTACGGCCACCATCTACCTCGCGCCTGATAAAACAAAGCAAAATCTAAGCTGCAGTCAGATCAGTGCCCTCCCTAATCAAACCCGACCGCAGGTTCCAATCTTTTCCCCGCGGGCTCTCGCTCGGCCGATCGGTCGCTGCCGCGGCGGCGGTCTCGGAATGGCGCCGATACGCGTGCTCACGGCGCTGGACCACGCCCGCACGCAGTACTACCACTTCAAGGCCATCATCATCGCCGGCATGGGCCTCTTCACCGACTCCTACGACCTCTTCTGCATCGTGCCCGTCATGAAGATCATCGGGCGCGTGTACTACCCTTCGCCCGCCGGCGACGGGAGGCCGGGCGTGACGCCGCCCGCCGTCGTCTCGGCCACGGTCGGCGTCGCCCTGCTGGGCGCGGTGGTCGGGAACCTCCTCTTCGGCGCGctcggcgaccgcgtcgggcgccGGCGCGTCTACGGCCCGTGCCTTCTGCTGCTGGTGTGCAGCTCCGTCGGGAGCGGCTTCTCCATCTGCCGCACGCGCCGCTGCGTGCTCTCCAGCCTCTGCTTCTTCCGCTTCATCCTCGGGGTGGGCGTCGGGGGAGACTACCCGCTGTCCGCGACCATCATGTCGGAGTTCGCCAACAAGCGCACGCGGGGAGCGTTCATCGCCGCCGTGTTCTCCATGCAAGGGTTTGGGATACTGGCCAGCTCCGGCGTCACCATGGTCGTCGCCGCCGCGTTCGACCGGTTCGCGGGCCACCCGGACCCGCTCGACACTCCGGAGGCCGCCGACCTCGCCTGGCGCGTCATACTCATGGCCGGCGCCGTCCCTGCCGGGCTCACCTTCTACTGGAGGATGGCCATGCCAGAAACAGCCAG GTTTACGGCGCTGGTACAGCGCGACGTGCTCAAGGCGACCAGCGACATGGGCTGCGTCCTCACCGACCTCGACCTGAACGCGATGTACGAGGGGGAGGACGCGGCGGCCATGCCCCGCACCCCGGCGCCGTTCGGGTACGCGCCGGCCGCTCAGTACGGCCTCTTCTCCCGCGGGTTCCTACGGGAGCACGGCCGGAACCTCTTCGGGTGCGCGGCGACGTGGTTCCTGCTCGACATCCCCTACTACAGCAGCACCCTGTTCCAGTCCCAGATCTACCGGCCGTGGTTCCCGCCGGCGAGCCACCAGAACGTGTTCCAGGAGGCGTACAACGTCGCCAGGTTCCAGGCCATCATCGCAGTCGCCTCCACCATCCCGGGATACTTCGCCGCCGTCCTGCTCATCGACCGCACCGGCCGGCGCCGCCTGCAGATGGCCGGCTTCTTCCTCATGGCCGCGTTCCTCTTCGCGCTCGCGGGCCCGTACGACCACTACTGGCGCGGCAACGCCAAGAACGCCTGGTACATCGTGCTCTACGCGCTCACCTTCTTCTCCGCCAACCTCGGGCCCAACACCACCACCTTCATCCTGCCGGCCGAGCTCTTCCCGGCGCGGTTCCGGTCCACGTGCCACGGGATATCCGCCGCCGCCGGGAAGGTCGGCGCGCTCGTTGGCTCGGTGGGGTTCCTTTGGGCGTCGCAGTCGCGGGACAGGGGAGATGTGCAGGCCGGGTACGAGCCCGGCATCGGCATGATGTACGCGCTCATCATTCTTGGAGCCATCAGCCTGCTCGGGCTCGTCGTCACCTACTTCTTCACGCCGGAGACGATGAGGCGGTCGCTGGAGGAGAACGAGAGCGAGCGGGACCAGAACCAGGACGGCGACGGCGGGATGTGCTTCCAGGAACTAACTCTGACGCCCAAGAGCCCGGGGTCCTTGGTGAGCTCGCACGTCAGCACCTCGCCCATCCATCCGCACCGCTTTTCGGTATGA